From one Azospirillum ramasamyi genomic stretch:
- a CDS encoding Hcp family type VI secretion system effector: MAIYIKYDGIDGEATHETHKKWLDVSSLQWGVGRAISTPSGSTANREASEPSVSEVTITKLMDSSSPKFFVESCTGAVGKKVQIHLVTTGSPGNTYAEYTLTNALVSAYSMSSGGDRPSESISISFTKMEYKFIPFDDKNKAGTPISVSYDLSTTKSA; the protein is encoded by the coding sequence ATGGCGATCTATATCAAGTACGACGGCATCGACGGCGAGGCCACGCACGAGACCCACAAGAAGTGGCTGGACGTCAGCTCGCTGCAGTGGGGCGTCGGCCGCGCCATCAGCACGCCGTCGGGCTCGACCGCCAACCGCGAAGCGTCGGAGCCGTCGGTTTCGGAAGTGACCATCACCAAGCTGATGGACAGTTCCTCGCCGAAGTTCTTCGTCGAGTCCTGCACCGGCGCCGTCGGCAAGAAGGTGCAGATCCACCTCGTCACCACCGGCAGCCCGGGCAACACCTATGCCGAATACACCCTGACCAACGCCCTGGTCTCGGCCTACTCGATGTCGTCGGGCGGTGACCGTCCGTCGGAGTCGATCTCCATCAGCTTCACCAAGATGGAGTACAAGTTCATCCCCTTCGACGACAAGAACAAGGCCGGCACGCCGATCTCGGTCTCCTACGACCTGTCGACGACCAAGAGCGCCTAA
- a CDS encoding methyltransferase domain-containing protein, translating to MRLSHFERLRPVCPRCLATRGAAVPLALGMVEEAGADDVRWGTLVCGDPACAMEYPIVDGAPILVPDLRGWMAANGHLLTTRADIPAAMEGVLGDGFGPDSAFNATRQHLSSYGWDHYGDLGPATPDGQAGSVARCLATGLERLGALPAGPALDLGCGAGRTSFELAARGEDLVLGLDLHWPLLMLARRVMERGEAVFPLRRSGIAYDRQRIEARFAGAERVDFWIGDALFPPFAPRGFALVAAMNVLDCVASPPALLHAIDGMVADGGGAVLATPFDWSTQATPVEAWLGGHSQRGDDAGHCEAVLARLLTPGAHPQSVERLRLLGEPVDISWTVRMHDRATMQYRSHLAMLRA from the coding sequence ATGCGCCTGTCCCATTTCGAGCGCCTGCGCCCGGTCTGCCCGCGCTGCCTCGCCACCCGCGGCGCGGCGGTGCCGCTCGCGCTTGGAATGGTGGAGGAGGCCGGCGCCGACGACGTCCGCTGGGGAACGCTGGTCTGTGGCGACCCGGCCTGCGCGATGGAATACCCGATCGTCGACGGCGCGCCGATCCTAGTGCCCGACCTGCGCGGCTGGATGGCGGCGAACGGGCATCTGCTGACCACGCGCGCCGACATCCCGGCGGCGATGGAAGGGGTCCTGGGCGACGGGTTCGGTCCCGACAGCGCCTTCAACGCCACCCGCCAGCATCTGTCCAGCTATGGCTGGGACCATTACGGAGACCTCGGCCCCGCCACGCCGGACGGGCAGGCCGGCTCGGTCGCCCGCTGCCTCGCCACGGGACTGGAGCGGCTTGGGGCGCTGCCGGCGGGGCCGGCGCTGGACCTCGGCTGCGGCGCCGGACGCACCAGTTTCGAACTGGCGGCGCGGGGGGAGGATCTGGTGCTCGGCCTCGATCTGCACTGGCCGCTTCTGATGCTGGCGCGGCGGGTGATGGAGCGTGGAGAGGCGGTTTTCCCGCTGCGCCGTTCCGGCATCGCCTATGACCGGCAGCGGATCGAGGCGCGATTCGCCGGGGCGGAGCGGGTGGATTTCTGGATCGGCGACGCGTTGTTCCCGCCCTTCGCCCCGCGCGGCTTCGCCCTGGTTGCTGCCATGAATGTCCTCGACTGCGTCGCCTCGCCGCCGGCCCTGCTGCACGCCATCGACGGCATGGTGGCGGATGGCGGCGGCGCGGTCCTGGCGACGCCCTTCGACTGGTCGACGCAGGCTACGCCAGTCGAGGCCTGGCTGGGCGGCCATTCGCAGCGCGGGGACGATGCCGGCCATTGCGAGGCGGTGCTGGCGCGGCTCCTGACACCGGGCGCCCATCCGCAGTCGGTCGAGCGACTGCGCCTTTTGGGTGAGCCAGTAGATATTTCTTGGACGGTTCGGATGCATGACCGCGCCACCATGCAATATAGATCGCATCTGGCGATGTTGCGTGCATGA
- a CDS encoding PAAR domain-containing protein, with protein MPPAARLGDLIKQDTPHCHAPIHPPAPVPAPAPHPGLPLAIVLGSPTVLIGNMPAARATDISAPCVLPGCVPAGPGMISQGSTTVLINNLPAARINDMTAHVSCVAPIPAPVGKVLPPGCPTVIIGG; from the coding sequence ATGCCGCCCGCCGCCCGCCTCGGCGACCTGATCAAGCAGGACACGCCGCACTGCCACGCACCGATCCACCCGCCGGCCCCCGTGCCGGCGCCGGCACCGCATCCCGGCCTGCCGCTGGCGATCGTGCTGGGCAGCCCGACGGTGCTGATCGGAAACATGCCGGCTGCGCGGGCGACCGACATCTCCGCGCCCTGCGTGCTGCCGGGCTGCGTTCCGGCCGGACCGGGCATGATCTCCCAAGGATCGACGACGGTGCTGATCAACAACCTGCCGGCGGCGCGCATCAACGACATGACCGCCCACGTAAGCTGCGTCGCGCCCATTCCGGCCCCGGTGGGCAAGGTGCTGCCGCCCGGCTGTCCGACCGTCATCATCGGCGGCTGA
- the tssH gene encoding type VI secretion system ATPase TssH, translated as MVAVDLQSMISRLNPPCRRALEAAAGQTLSRTHYNCEIEHWLLQLIGAADGDISAILRVYEIDAGRLSADLTRVLDKLKTGNSRAPALSPNLVQLMREAWVLASLQYGEGAVRSGHLLAALLSDESLSAQARDMSGQFAKITAEALRRDLPKIVADTAEARTSAPVTAAAGAGGAAAGGAPKAGGATPNLDQYTIDLTDRAKNGKIDPVLGRDAEIRQIIDVLTRRRQNNPILTGEAGVGKTAVVEGFALRIAAGDVPPDLRNVRLLSLDLGLLQAGAGMKGEFENRLKGVIDEVKGSTQPIIMFIDEAHTLIGAGGQAGQNDAANLLKPALARGEMRTIAATTWAEYKKYFEKDPALTRRFQVVKVEEPAEPVAVDMMRGLTATLEKHHKVRIVTEGLIESVRLSSRYIPARQLPDKAVSLLDTACARVAMSQTATPPAIEDRRRTIQLTETEVAILEREQAIGIDHAEQIGALKDRIAATQADLEALEARWTKELELVRAINETRDQLVAVHEQSKAPAAEGAAPAEPLDADALNAKLSALTAELTALQGEDPLVKVAVDGQAVAEVVANWTGVPVGRMVSNEIKTILSLADRMKERIIGQDHALDAIAQAMWTSRAKLTDPRKPIGVFLMVGTSGVGKTETALTLADLIYGGEQNVTTINMTEYKEEHKVSLLLGSPPGYVGFGEGGVLTEAVRRRPYSVVLLDELEKAHPGVQDIFFQVFDKGTIKDGEGRDIDFKNTVIIMTSNAGTDLIHKLCADPETAPDAEGLLEALHPELQKSFKPAFLGRCTVIPYFQLSDENLAKIVVLQLNRIAKRVVQNYKAAFSYSDDLVQSIVNRCQEVSSGARNIETILSRTLLPEISSRILARMGDGEPITRVHVSVDGEDRFVYDIA; from the coding sequence ATGGTGGCGGTCGATCTGCAGAGCATGATTTCGCGGCTGAATCCTCCGTGCCGGCGGGCGCTGGAGGCTGCGGCCGGACAAACGCTGTCGCGCACGCATTACAACTGCGAGATCGAGCACTGGCTTCTCCAGCTGATCGGGGCCGCCGACGGCGACATCTCCGCCATCCTGCGCGTCTACGAGATCGACGCCGGCCGCCTGTCCGCCGACCTGACGCGGGTGCTGGACAAGCTGAAGACCGGCAACAGCCGCGCGCCCGCCCTGTCGCCCAATCTGGTGCAGCTGATGCGCGAGGCGTGGGTGCTGGCCTCGCTGCAGTATGGCGAGGGGGCGGTTCGCTCCGGCCATCTGCTGGCCGCGCTGCTGTCCGACGAATCCCTGTCCGCCCAGGCGCGCGACATGTCCGGCCAGTTCGCGAAGATCACCGCCGAGGCGCTGCGCCGCGACCTGCCCAAGATCGTCGCCGACACCGCCGAGGCGCGAACCAGCGCGCCGGTCACGGCGGCGGCCGGCGCCGGCGGGGCTGCCGCGGGCGGCGCGCCGAAGGCCGGCGGGGCGACCCCCAACCTCGACCAGTACACCATCGACCTGACCGACCGCGCCAAGAACGGCAAGATCGATCCGGTGCTGGGCCGCGACGCCGAGATTCGCCAGATCATCGACGTGCTGACCCGCCGCCGCCAGAACAACCCGATCCTGACCGGCGAGGCCGGCGTCGGCAAGACGGCGGTGGTCGAAGGCTTCGCGCTGCGCATCGCCGCCGGCGACGTGCCGCCGGATCTGCGCAACGTCCGCCTGCTGTCGCTCGACCTCGGCCTGCTGCAGGCCGGCGCCGGCATGAAGGGCGAGTTCGAGAACCGCCTGAAGGGCGTGATCGACGAGGTGAAGGGCTCCACCCAGCCGATCATCATGTTCATCGACGAGGCGCACACCCTGATCGGCGCCGGTGGGCAGGCCGGGCAGAACGATGCCGCCAACCTGCTGAAGCCGGCGCTGGCGCGCGGCGAGATGCGCACAATCGCCGCCACCACCTGGGCCGAATACAAGAAGTACTTCGAGAAGGATCCGGCGCTGACCCGCCGCTTCCAGGTGGTGAAGGTGGAGGAGCCGGCGGAGCCGGTCGCCGTCGACATGATGCGCGGCCTGACCGCCACGCTGGAGAAGCACCACAAGGTCCGCATCGTGACCGAGGGGCTGATCGAATCGGTCCGCCTGTCCAGCCGCTACATTCCGGCGCGCCAGCTTCCCGACAAGGCGGTCAGCCTGCTGGATACCGCCTGCGCCCGCGTGGCGATGAGCCAGACCGCGACCCCGCCGGCCATCGAGGACCGCCGCCGCACCATCCAGCTGACCGAGACCGAGGTCGCGATCCTGGAGCGCGAGCAGGCCATCGGCATCGACCATGCCGAGCAGATCGGCGCGCTGAAGGACAGGATCGCCGCCACCCAGGCCGATCTTGAGGCGCTGGAGGCGCGCTGGACCAAGGAACTGGAGCTGGTCCGCGCCATCAACGAGACGCGCGACCAGCTGGTCGCCGTGCATGAGCAGTCGAAGGCGCCGGCCGCCGAGGGCGCTGCGCCCGCCGAGCCGCTCGACGCCGATGCGCTGAACGCCAAGCTGTCGGCGCTGACCGCCGAGCTGACCGCGCTGCAAGGCGAGGATCCGCTGGTCAAGGTCGCGGTGGACGGGCAGGCGGTGGCCGAGGTGGTCGCCAACTGGACCGGCGTTCCGGTCGGCCGCATGGTTTCCAACGAGATCAAGACCATCCTGTCGCTCGCCGACCGCATGAAGGAGCGGATCATCGGCCAAGACCACGCGCTGGACGCCATCGCCCAGGCGATGTGGACCAGCCGCGCCAAGCTGACCGACCCGCGCAAGCCGATCGGCGTCTTCCTGATGGTCGGCACGTCGGGCGTCGGCAAGACCGAGACGGCGCTGACCCTGGCCGACCTGATCTATGGCGGCGAGCAGAACGTCACCACCATCAACATGACCGAGTACAAGGAGGAGCATAAGGTCTCCCTGCTGCTCGGTTCGCCTCCCGGCTATGTCGGCTTCGGCGAGGGCGGCGTCCTGACCGAGGCGGTGCGCCGCCGGCCCTACAGCGTCGTCCTGCTGGACGAGCTGGAGAAGGCCCATCCCGGCGTGCAGGACATCTTCTTCCAGGTGTTCGACAAGGGCACGATCAAGGACGGCGAAGGCCGCGACATCGACTTCAAGAACACCGTCATCATCATGACGTCGAACGCCGGCACGGACCTGATCCACAAGCTGTGCGCCGACCCGGAGACCGCGCCCGACGCCGAGGGTCTGCTGGAGGCCCTGCATCCCGAGCTGCAGAAAAGCTTCAAGCCGGCCTTCCTCGGCCGCTGCACGGTCATCCCGTATTTCCAGCTGTCGGACGAGAATCTGGCCAAGATCGTGGTCCTGCAGCTGAACCGCATCGCCAAGCGGGTGGTGCAGAACTACAAGGCCGCCTTCTCCTACTCCGACGATCTGGTCCAGAGCATCGTCAACCGGTGCCAGGAGGTTTCCAGCGGCGCCCGCAACATCGAGACGATCCTGAGCCGCACCCTGCTGCCGGAGATCTCGTCCCGCATCCTCGCCCGCATGGGCGACGGCGAACCGATCACCCGCGTCCACGTCTCGGTCGATGGCGAAGACCGCTTCGTCTACGACATCGCCTGA